The genomic DNA AAACTGCTAGACTTGGACGGATGCAGAACTAAGTAGAATGTAGTCATTTTCAAATTCTCTTTTTCTGAAGAAACTGTCCACGCTAAGACCAGGGCTTCGGACAGTGATTTTATATGCAACCAATCTACTCTCTTACGCCAAATGTCTCAACAGGAGGAAACCAAGTTCGTCAGTCCCCAATACACACGAACAAATCTTGTTTCCTCACACGTTGTTTGGTTAACGAGATGGTTTGCAGAGGCACGCGCAGTGGAGGGATCTACAGGAACGAGCTAGTGGTGCAAAGACAAAACGGAGAGCAGATCTACGATCGGAACCAAGGCGCAATTAACCGCGTCTATTTATACTGTAAGACGGCGCTTGCGCTTTTTCTCTTGACTGAGGACGGCCATGATGTCCATTGTCAACTCAGAACAAGGGTGACAGGCGATCGTCCGAATTTCTCATTTCGTCAGCGGGGCTACAGGCATTCATCTTCCAGCCGACACCACGACCAGTCTCATTTCTCTGGGAATTGGGTGCACGGGGCACAGGAAGGAAGCTTCAGTAATAATTAAATTATATGATGAGAAAGGAAGGGCGTATTCTATTATCAATCAAATTCGGTAAACCgtctcatcatcctcaagaTACCTATCAAGATATGTCAGCCGCTATCAGGGTATGGGGCAGGTTCTAAAAAATACTCACATCAACTGATTCATCTCATTCATAGCCTTCAGCGCTTGAACCGCCTCAGGTCTCTGGAATACAGCGCCCTCACCAAGGCCCGGCGCGGTACGCACAGCAGTGTTCACAGCCCCAATAAGCTCCTCAACGTCCGCCGTGTCGCCATCAGCAAACAACCGTGATCCCATCAATGAACCAAGAGTCTGGCGGAAAATCGTCAGACGGGGTGGTTGTATTGGTTgcgatgctgctgctgcgctCTGGGACTGCGATGTGTCTGACATGAGTTGCGATGCGGGCTGAGATGATGCCACGGACATCTGGGATTGAGACTGAGGTTGTGTCTGTGTCTGGCCGGTCTGGCTCGAGCGCATCCGTTGACCGCGGGGGCTGGCTTCGTATAAGCCGTCGCCGTCATCTGATATGTCTTCGCCTTCTGCATCGGCGTTGTCGTTGATGCTGGAGCGGGTTGCTTGTGTGCGAGTTCGTAATGTTCCACCCCGTCGGGTGCTGCGAGGAGTGGTGGTAGCTGGGGtttcgtcatcgtcgtcagAGTCCTCATCACTggagtcggagtcggagtcaTCGTCAAAGGTCGTGacctttcttctctttcggCGCTCGTCCTCAACGACTTCCTTAAACATGGCGAAACGCAAAATAGATTCAGCACTCTTGGCATCTTTCTCATCGACGCGGCTGGACAGTCGTGCTTTGGCGTGCGCTGTGGACAGACGGATCAACGTTTCCAATGTACGAGCGGTGATAGGGGAGGTTCTGCGCTGATTGCCGGAGAGTTCATCGTTACGCAGGGCAGAGTATGTCGCAACAATGTGGTCCGCAGCTCCCTTGGTCAAGACAGGCTTTATTCTCGACTTGGCGTATTGAATGTACTTCTTAATGAAAGGGATGCTCAAAATTTCGAGATTCTTCTTGCCTGAGTCTCTGTTCATGTTTGCAATGCCAGCGTGAAGCATAACGTTGAACTTTTCGTAGACATCAGTGGGCTGGTTTGAGTCTTGGGTCTCTTCGAGACCAACACCCAGGCTCTGGTTGAGCTGCTCCCGGACAGGAACGCCCTCCTCGACACCGGGCTGACGATAGCGGTGCATACGCAAGACGTGCTCTGAGACCATGCGGTCCTTGGAGTCTTCAATGTCGTCGGTGATAACGAAGAGCAAATCGAAACGAGACAGGAGGGAGTCTGGCAAAGCAATGTTCTTGTGCGGATCCTTGTGAGGATCATATTGTCCGTAGATAGGGTTGGCGGCAGCCAAAACGCTGCACCGGGCGTTCAAACTTGTGTGGATACCGGCCTTGGCGATGGTAACTGTTTGCTGTTCCATAACTTCGTGGATGGCCACACGGTCGACGTCGCTCATCTTGTCGAATTCATCAATGCAAACTACACCACGGTCACCGAGAACCATTGCACCAGCCTCCAATCTGCGCTCTCCGGTCTCCTTGTCGGACGTAACAGCAGCAGTCAAACCAACGCCGGAAGATCCTCGGCCAGTTGTGGCAATTGCGAGAGGAGCGGTATTCAACACGAATCGAAGAAGTTGCGACTTGGCCGTTGACGGATCACCGACCATCAGGATGTTAATGTCACCACGCAGGTGAGTACCGTTGTCCAAATTCTTTTCCATACCACCAAGCAACATCAGCAGCAATGCCTTCTTGACGTAGTCGTGTCCATAGATACTCGGTGCAAGGGAGTGAGAAAGGAGCTCGAAaacgttcttcttcttggagaTCTTGTTAATATTCCGAATGTCAGTGTCGGTAATAGTGGCCTGTGCAATTCCACCACCGGACTTCGAAGACAATTGGATGATGTTGTTCGCCATGACGAGTGTGCGGAAAGTCGACGACCCATTCCCGGCGTTTCGGTTACCCAGCGTACGATAGGTTCCCACCAATTGAATTCTGTCACCGGGTTTAGCCCGGTCGACCAGATCGTCGTCAAGGATCACATCGACGCTGCGCGGAAGCTGGCCTGCTGGTGCTCTCTCGGGCATTTCCTGGATAGAGATCGTTTGGTGGTCCATGTACGTCGAATAACCGTACTCTGTAATAAGCTGGTGGAAAATGCCCATTAGCCATTGCCAACGTGCCTTACTTTGCAACCTGAGCATACCGGATTCTtttcatcatcttcttgTGGGTAGACGTTCAGACTCGTTGCCCCACTAGCAGTCATAGTCTGATCCCTATACCTCCTAGACAAGAACCTATCCTTCTTCTCGCTGTAGTGCACACTCTGTATAATTTTTGGACGGACCAACGAGCATTTCGTAACGATACCCTCGAGCGAGATCATCCGGTTCAGGTGGATCGACCCCAACGTTCTGGGATTGCAGGCGAATTCTCCGAATGCGCCGACATATGCGCAGTAATAGTTCTGAAAAGAATTATAAGTTTGTATGCGTTGGTTCACTGGGCCTGAGAATATCGTACCACATCGTCTCCCGTTTCTCTTGATGGCCGGTTCGGCAATGTCTTGATTACATCCTTCAGGGCTTTGTCGAATGCTATCGAGTATTCGAAGGGCGAGGTGAGAAGCCTGTTAATCGGCGATAGTTGTTAGCACTAGCTGTCAAAAATAGCAGGAAAAGATTGTGACCACCTACCCATCTGCAAGTTCGCGGTTATGCGCTCTGATTTCATCAATGCTAACCTGTAGAGAAAACCAATTAGCTGACCATAGTCTCCATACCTAAGGTAAGGCCCTCATACTAAAAGACGACGCAATCCCCGGTTAAGCATCAACACAATATCCGCTCGATAACTGTCGGCTTGTTAGCAAGGGCGCCGGACTTGGGCTTCTCAATGGTAAATTCACGAACCTGCGCGCTCTAGCATCGGCTGTTGCAATTCCAAGTTAGCGGAAAGCTACCAAATGTAAAAGCAAGAGACAATAACGTACTTGGATCAAGGAACTCAACGGCCGCTCGGACTCGATCCTGAGCGGCCTCATCACGGAGCTGCACCCCGTCGTCCATGGTGGAAGTGGTTGTCGAGACTATGGAGGAATAGGCGACAGATTACCGATTTTTCCGGAGATAGTGATAGTTTTAGTTTATGTTAGGGTCGTTAAGGGTGATAGCAATTATGCTGCCCTGCGGAGTGGGATAGCGGAGGATCTTTCTTTTGGTGCCGGCGACGCGCGTTTCCCAATCGGGCAGAATTAGAACGCGTCTTTTGGCGCTGGACGCGTCGCGCGCCCTTTCATAGATGACTAATATACCAATCAACGGTGCACGTGATTTACAGCGagatgcttgaaaagtaacttaaaaagaaaaagattcAGGAGACTCAAAAAAACAATTGAATAAAGACTGTCTACTATACATCGCGCTATAATGCTTCTATGCTTTTCATGCTTCGTAATAATGCGCACTATACAAAAAGTGGACGTAGATCGTACATGTAAAAGACTATCTATACATTTGGAAATTCAAAGACAAAATATACAAGACCTAAGACCGTCCATCAGACTCGTTCTCTCCGGTATGCTTGAGGTCTTGCTCCTCGTTGTTTGCCTCAGCATTTTCAGCATCTTCCGCAGCATCGTATTCTGATGCGTCGTCTGCTGGCCcatctgctggttcttcTGCTGATTCCTCTGCTGGCTCGTCCAGCTCGTTGGAACCCTGCTCGTCCTTCACGATCGGTAGTCTGAAAACATATAAGTTATCAGGCTCTCTGAGATACCGTGACTCATCATCGGGATCAACAAGGCCGCTCGTTTCTTCGTAGCTTGTTTCGGTTTCGATGTCGTGCTCGTCTTCAGGGTCGAAAGTCTTAGGAGGAGGGAAATCCTCAGGTTCATCCTCCTCTGAGATGGAGGCCTTCGCTTTCGCCTTGGTGTCAGTAACGTGTTGATCTAATCCGCCAGCAGTACTGGTTCTAGCCGCTGCTTCGCTGGAGAGAACAAGAGCAGAAGATCTAGGACGACCTCCCACATCAAGGACACCACCAGTCCACACCCAAGGCTCCCATTGAAGGGGAATTTTCCTTTTATCGGGTTTCTGTTGGCGAGAGCGGAGCAATACACCCTGGAACTTCTCGCGGAGATAAGGCATGTTACCCAGTGCCTCAAGAGTTCTGGGGGCCTCGGTATACAAAGACTGCAGTTGAACACCTCCTTCGACGACACTTCTCTCTCGAAAATCAAGGAGGGCAGAGGCGAGGTAGACCATGGAAATATAGGTGGGATGCATGAAATCCGGCTGAATTTTACTCCAATATATTCGCCCTTCTTTAAAGAGATGATCGCGACGCCCCCCGTATCTATGCTCCTCAAGCCGTGCAATTGCCCGGGGAACACCTGAAGGTTTGATGCTGAGTCCACGGCGAATAAAGTTCCATCCCGGGAAATTAGGCATGAATTTCTCCTCAAAGACGACAAACGCCTCAATTTGACGTGACGGGTTGGCAGACGTCGCGAGCAGCTGGACATAACTCGACCAATTGTAAGAGGACAGGCTGAATCCTGCACGCTCAACTTCTGCCACAACTTCCGGAATCCTTTCGACCTCATTGCGATACGCCAACGAACGTAAGTAAAGAGAGAGCGGTTTTGATAGCATGAACTTATAAGACGGGAGAATTCTGTTTTTCTGTGAGATGAGCTCCTCTGACAAATCAGAAGCATCGGAATCCACGAGCAAATCATGGTTGCCTTGTGGGGACTGGGGTAGAGAAGGACGGGGAGGTTCAAGGCTGTCCGCCGGGGGCAATTGGGCAGAAAGCCATTCATCGATGTCGAGAGGCGTGGCCAACTTGATCGCACGAGGAAACGTCAAGCGCCAGCATTTCTCGACTTCTTTATATTCGTCAGCCCGCAAGTGCGCGAGCATTAGGGTGTTAAGCAGGCGAAGAGGCGCAAGTTCTTCCACATTGTCTGATGCGCGTGAAGTCTGTTGCCGACTGATGAACTGGTCGAATAACTCCCGTACTTTCCGAGACGCTCCCTTAGTGCCATATGAATTCATGACGTATTCATAGAACATACTAGGGAAGGCTTCCATAGCGGATTGTCTCCCAGTGGCTGGCATTGGCTCCTTTGTAGCCAGTTTTGTAGTGTCGAAGTCCGCGATGGTCTCAGCAAGGAACTTTTCGGCGTTTTCAAGGCGTACACTGGTACTCTCCTCGGGCTTTCCACCAGACCTGACGGATTGCAAGTCTCTCTGAAGCTGGTTCTTGAGGAAGAGAAGGCTTGAGCTGGAACCCGGTCGCTGGAACCGTTCCTTGATCTCACGAAAAACAATGTGTACCATGTCACGATTCCGCTCTCGAACGTAACCATACAGGATGATAGTATAATGAAACTCGGTTGCATGCACGCGCTTATTTCGGTGAAGAGACCTGAAAATTCGGCGAGCAGAATCGGTTTTGCCAATAAGCGCCAAGCTAAGCATCAAAGCGGCATATGTCATGCCATCAGGTAAAAGTCCCGCCTTGTCCATTCGCGAACGGATTCGAGAAACGGCTTCTAGGTCGAGTCTGAATGCGTAGTGCCAAAGTAGTATATTCCACATCCGTACCCGCGAGCCCTGCACTTCCAGGCCAAGGCAAGTCTCGGCCACGCTTTCAGCTACGTCAAACTTTCCATTGCGGCAGTACGCCTCTACGATTGGATCAATCATAGGAGCCGTAATCTGCATCCGGCGTTGTTTGGCCATAGCTAGCAGACGGCGCACATTGTCAATATCGCCTTTATTGGCACAGACGCCCATCAAAATACCGAATGTATGGGAGTTCAGTTCCACTCCGCTTTTGAGCATTTCATCGAAAGTTTGGAAAGCACCGCTAGGATCGCCCGCATTCGCGTGGGCAGTGAGCAGATTATTCCAGCACACCGTGTTCAACGGAAGGCCATATTCCTCTGGGATCCGGTTAAACTCCCGACGGGTCTCTCGAACGTTCCCAATCCTTGCCTGAACGTAAAGAAGCGGAGTTAGCAGCCTGCGACTGCGCGGCGGTCCATGATCGGACACGAGCTTGTCGAAGACTTCGCGGACTTTCGCGACATCACCGGCCCTTGAAAATGCAACGAGAGCATTCTTATACACATCGGGAGTAGGTTTTCCATGGAAATGGGAGAACTCCTCCATGAAATACGTCATACCGTTGGTGATGTTAAATGACACAAGAGTCCTCATCATGGCACGAATGATTTTCGCTGGGGGGACCTTGTCTGGCAGCTGCCAACGGAACGTACGGTAAATGACAATGGACCGAATGAATGTCGTTCGAAGATCCGAAGACTGGGAGGTCTGAATCAATTTGTAGAAATGCTCCGCGGTAACAATGCCGAGTCCTTTGTATCTGCGTAGAAGGAGAAGAATATTTCTAGAGGACGTGTTTTCGATGGCTCTCAATGACGAGAAAGCATGGTCAATAAGAATGCCCACAAGTTCGCGAGCAGGCCGAACATCACCTTGGCCTTTGAGAAAGTCTGCTAGGCCAACTGCATTCTTGAGGAATAACGATAGATCCACCTGGGAAATCACGGAACACAACCATTCATTGTCGGGAGACAGCTTGTCCTCAAAGGATTTTGGCCTTGAATTCCACATTTCATGAGCAATGTCCCATTGCGCATTGTTAACTGAGGCCGCGATAGTAAAAGCCAAGCATGGGTTTCCCACTCCACTCGATACAGCTTCCTGGCATAATCCCTTCAAATCCGGGAATGTTCCAGCAGCCACACATGATTCAGCTAGGCGCAGGTAATCGTGGGCAGAGCGATGTTCGACAGGGATTTCGTCAAATATCTGTTTCAACCGATTGCGGTCGAGCGGCCGTTCTGAACGACTAAGGTAATCGAGAAGAGACGATTTCAGATCGAGGGGCCGGCCGGCAACTGCATATAGCGTCCAAGCTTCTTCATAGTCTCCCTGCCTCCGCTGGTTGAACAGCACTCTAAGACTGTCCCTTGCGCGTTCCCGTTCGTCTTCTCCACCCGGCTTTTCATGTTCCTCTAACACTCGCTGCCCCGCCTGGGCACTCTGATAACGACTAGCACTTTTTGAAACGTAAGCCCTGGACAGGCCGGGTACCGTTCTCCTCCTTCGTCGCGAACCAATTCTCTTCGAGGCGTTAAATAAACATGAGGCTGCAAAGGACTCGGTTTGTGGTGGGTAGAGGAAGTCGAGAAACGGCGCTCGTGTATTTGAAGTGGCGCCCAGACTATGCGAGCCCCGCAGGTCGGAAATCTGTACTAAGGCCAGAAGCCATGGAGGGAAATCTGCACTCGCTCCGTTATTGTGCCCGATAAGAGGATATAGTGACCTTGAATGTCGAATGGCGCCATTGGAATCCCGGAAGAAACGCCGTCCTGCGTTCTCGAGGCATCCGGCAGCCCGTTCAAGCATCACCCTCGACTGTTATACCCTGAAGTCACCCAAAATATATCACACTGCGTAACATATCGTCTACCGACGGCCTGCAGTCAATGAGTAAAGTCAGCTCATTCTTTGTTGCTGGAGCTTTCGTGATTTTAGGAAGAAGCGACGCACTGGGAAAAAATATGAGCGGGAGCTCTACTCGCAGATCCAGCTCCGCGGATTCGTAACAACCAATGTTCAAACCCCAAAGCCTTTCTCAATAAACAAGCAGAAGAGCAAGGAAAGCAGTAGATATCAATGATTGTAATGACTGATGGTCAAAGACGGGATTTGGGAAGGCCTGGCAGGAAAAAGACTAAGGTTTCCCGCAGCGGCGACCGGGCATTTATTTGGCCGAGACCGGGGACTTCCACTTCATGTCCCCTCCGCCAGACACCGTGTCCCAAGCAGCTCTTAATCAACAACAAAGCCAGCATGGAGATTACAGACTTTGTTTTCAATCAGAGAGAGGAGTCTCTCGTGGTCGGGGACTACAACGCCTACCGAGCGCACGCCACGCGCAAACTACATAAGCTGCGCAAGAAGATCGGGCAGACTACCCCCAAAGGCCGTAAATATACCGCCAAACCACCAGTGAGCGCAGAGGATATCGGAAACAATGTGACGTATGTCCTtaccttttccttcttcatgTGCTCAGTATATAAATCGAAACCGTGCTGACTGTATGTATTAAAGCTACGTGCATCTCTTACTACTCAGCTCGGAGCGTGCCTG from Aspergillus chevalieri M1 DNA, chromosome 1, nearly complete sequence includes the following:
- the MCM3 gene encoding MCM DNA helicase complex subunit MCM3 (COG:L;~EggNog:ENOG410PFNC;~InterPro:IPR027417,IPR003593,IPR001208,IPR041562, IPR027925,IPR033762,IPR008046,IPR031327,IPR012340, IPR018525;~PFAM:PF00493,PF17207,PF17855,PF14551;~go_component: GO:0042555 - MCM complex [Evidence IEA];~go_function: GO:0003677 - DNA binding [Evidence IEA];~go_function: GO:0005524 - ATP binding [Evidence IEA];~go_process: GO:0006260 - DNA replication [Evidence IEA];~go_process: GO:0006270 - DNA replication initiation [Evidence IEA];~go_process: GO:0032508 - DNA duplex unwinding [Evidence IEA]), yielding MDDGVQLRDEAAQDRVRAAVEFLDPTDARARSYRADIVLMLNRGLRRLLVSIDEIRAHNRELADGLLTSPFEYSIAFDKALKDVIKTLPNRPSRETGDDVNYYCAYVGAFGEFACNPRTLGSIHLNRMISLEGIVTKCSLVRPKIIQSVHYSEKKDRFLSRRYRDQTMTASGATSLNVYPQEDDEKNPLITEYGYSTYMDHQTISIQEMPERAPAGQLPRSVDVILDDDLVDRAKPGDRIQLVGTYRTLGNRNAGNGSSTFRTLVMANNIIQLSSKSGGGIAQATITDTDIRNINKISKKKNVFELLSHSLAPSIYGHDYVKKALLLMLLGGMEKNLDNGTHLRGDINILMVGDPSTAKSQLLRFVLNTAPLAIATTGRGSSGVGLTAAVTSDKETGERRLEAGAMVLGDRGVVCIDEFDKMSDVDRVAIHEVMEQQTVTIAKAGIHTSLNARCSVLAAANPIYGQYDPHKDPHKNIALPDSLLSRFDLLFVITDDIEDSKDRMVSEHVLRMHRYRQPGVEEGVPVREQLNQSLGVGLEETQDSNQPTDVYEKFNVMLHAGIANMNRDSGKKNLEILSIPFIKKYIQYAKSRIKPVLTKGAADHIVATYSALRNDELSGNQRRTSPITARTLETLIRLSTAHAKARLSSRVDEKDAKSAESILRFAMFKEVVEDERRKRRKVTTFDDDSDSDSSDEDSDDDDETPATTTPRSTRRGGTLRTRTQATRSSINDNADAEGEDISDDGDGLYEASPRGQRMRSSQTGQTQTQPQSQSQMSVASSQPASQLMSDTSQSQSAAAASQPIQPPRLTIFRQTLGSLMGSRLFADGDTADVEELIGAVNTAVRTAPGLGEGAVFQRPEAVQALKAMNEMNQLMYLEDDETVYRI
- a CDS encoding putative translation regulator (Cya5) (COG:S;~EggNog:ENOG410PPEQ;~InterPro:IPR002885,IPR011990;~PFAM:PF13041,PF13812,PF17177,PF01535;~go_function: GO:0005515 - protein binding [Evidence IEA]), with the protein product MLERAAGCLENAGRRFFRDSNGAIRHSRSLYPLIGHNNGASADFPPWLLALVQISDLRGSHSLGATSNTRAPFLDFLYPPQTESFAASCLFNASKRIGSRRRRRTVPGLSRAYVSKSASRYQSAQAGQRVLEEHEKPGGEDERERARDSLRVLFNQRRQGDYEEAWTLYAVAGRPLDLKSSLLDYLSRSERPLDRNRLKQIFDEIPVEHRSAHDYLRLAESCVAAGTFPDLKGLCQEAVSSGVGNPCLAFTIAASVNNAQWDIAHEMWNSRPKSFEDKLSPDNEWLCSVISQVDLSLFLKNAVGLADFLKGQGDVRPARELVGILIDHAFSSLRAIENTSSRNILLLLRRYKGLGIVTAEHFYKLIQTSQSSDLRTTFIRSIVIYRTFRWQLPDKVPPAKIIRAMMRTLVSFNITNGMTYFMEEFSHFHGKPTPDVYKNALVAFSRAGDVAKVREVFDKLVSDHGPPRSRRLLTPLLYVQARIGNVRETRREFNRIPEEYGLPLNTVCWNNLLTAHANAGDPSGAFQTFDEMLKSGVELNSHTFGILMGVCANKGDIDNVRRLLAMAKQRRMQITAPMIDPIVEAYCRNGKFDVAESVAETCLGLEVQGSRVRMWNILLWHYAFRLDLEAVSRIRSRMDKAGLLPDGMTYAALMLSLALIGKTDSARRIFRSLHRNKRVHATEFHYTIILYGYVRERNRDMVHIVFREIKERFQRPGSSSSLLFLKNQLQRDLQSVRSGGKPEESTSVRLENAEKFLAETIADFDTTKLATKEPMPATGRQSAMEAFPSMFYEYVMNSYGTKGASRKVRELFDQFISRQQTSRASDNVEELAPLRLLNTLMLAHLRADEYKEVEKCWRLTFPRAIKLATPLDIDEWLSAQLPPADSLEPPRPSLPQSPQGNHDLLVDSDASDLSEELISQKNRILPSYKFMLSKPLSLYLRSLAYRNEVERIPEVVAEVERAGFSLSSYNWSSYVQLLATSANPSRQIEAFVVFEEKFMPNFPGWNFIRRGLSIKPSGVPRAIARLEEHRYGGRRDHLFKEGRIYWSKIQPDFMHPTYISMVYLASALLDFRERSVVEGGVQLQSLYTEAPRTLEALGNMPYLREKFQGVLLRSRQQKPDKRKIPLQWEPWVWTGGVLDVGGRPRSSALVLSSEAAARTSTAGGLDQHVTDTKAKAKASISEEDEPEDFPPPKTFDPEDEHDIETETSYEETSGLVDPDDESRYLREPDNLYVFRLPIVKDEQGSNELDEPAEESAEEPADGPADDASEYDAAEDAENAEANNEEQDLKHTGENESDGRS